The window TTTTAAGAGGCTCTAAAAATAAAATTCTTACTAAACCAATATTGGCAAAGCTTTTAAATTGGTAGTCCAACGTATTTTTCTTTTGATTGACTTTTATATCATTTGTATAATACTCAACTACAAATTTATAGAACTCCCCAGGTTGAACATCTTCACTAGTCGTCCATGAAATGGTTCCCCTGTCCTTATTTATGTCATACTCAATTTCGTTCATTTTTGAACCATCACGATTGTAATCAGCGACAAATCCGATGCGAAAGTCTTTTGATTTTACAGGAAGGGGAATTTCGATTTGACCTCTTTGGGGTTGAGCACTTTTGTTCATTAATGATGCATGAAGTCCGACTAATAATGGTGGATGATCCTTCTTTTTGTCCATTGGATGATAAGAGTATTCTGGCATCAATTGAATGGAAAGCTCCTCCATTGAGAGAATCGGAGAATTCGTATCAACGTTTGATTCAGCGCTCGAATCATTCGGCAAAGTCATTAGCAAACACATTAGTAAACTTATATAAAATGCAGTCTTCCTCATCTATGTCTTCCTTTCCAGTGGTAAGTTTATATAAATCAACAACCTTTTAAGCAATCACCCTGTTATGTAGTACTTCCTTATTTAACGATTTTTCAAGATTGGGTTCTGTGACGTATTTCACAGTTTACCCTCCCATTCGTTACCTTTTTGTGAACTCCGTTTTAACATCAAATATGTAGTGTTAATGTAGTTTTCGTGTTTGGGGAAAAAAAGCGAGCAAAAACTAGCCCCATACAAAGTAAATGTATGAGGCTCTTTTTCACTATTATTATGAAGATTGTTCTGGTTCTGGATGGAACTTCGACTTTACTGGCTGTCCACCTGTCTTTTCGTAATTTTTCTTCGATTGCTTTACAGGATCGTAATCGGTTCCAAGTTCCATATCTTGATTATTAACACCATTTCGTGTTTTTTGTTCTGGATTGTTTTGTTTTGAACGCTTTTTCATGTTCTTTTTTCACTCCTTACTGATCAAGTAAAATCATCGAATTTTGAATTTGCTGAAGCTGGAGCCTCATTCGATGAAGCTGTTCCCGTTGTTGCCCATTTGCACTATGGGCAAGTCCAGTCAGATCATTATATGTCTCCTCAATTTTGTTCAATGCCTCTGTATAGTTATCGTTGTTGTAATGCTCCTGCTTGTTTGCTTCATTATACTCGTTTTGTGCAAACCTAATTACGTCCTCACATTGCTGAAAAAAATCATCCATTGATTTACGAGTTGCCATCTTGAGCACCTCCCTTAAAGATGGTGGACATGAAGCGGATTGCTTCTTTAATATTTTGTTCACAACTGTCATTCCTAACACCATATTCAATGTTTAATTACTTCCAATTCGTACATCTATCTTGGATAACCGCGATATTTCATGATACAATTTCACTTATGAATCAAATCACTCGGGTTTTGAGTGTTTTAAAAAATCTTGATTAAGTTTTTAGGAGGATCTGAATTGAATCAGGCTAACCCCTTTCGATATGCAAGTGATGACAAACGATACCATACATGGAACTACCATTTGCGTCAGACGTTTGGTCATAAAGTATTTAAAATCGCCTTAGACGGTGGCTTTGATTGTCCCAATCGTGATGGCACCGTTGCCCATGGAGGATGTACATTTTGTAGTGCAGCAGGGTCTGGTGACTACGCCGGTAATCGTGCCGAAGACTTAAACACACAATTTCAGGAAATCAAAGCAAAAATGCATGAAAAATGGAAAGACGGAAAGTACATGGCTTACTTCCAAGCATTTACCAACACACATGCACCAGTTGAGGTTTTAAAAGAAAAATTTGAAATGGTTTTACAGCAAGAAGGTGTGGTTGGATTATCAATTGCCACTAGACCTGATTGTTTGCCAGATGATGTCGTCGAATATTTAGCAGACTTAAATAAACGAACCTATTTATGGGTGGAGCTTGGGCTACAAACTATTCATGAACGAACAGCACTTTTGATTAACCGTGCCCATGATTTTCCAAGCTATGTTGAAGGAGTAAACAAGCTCCGCAAACACGGAATTCGTGTCTGTACCCATATCATTAACGGACTTCCCCTAGAAACTCCAGAAATGATGATGCAAACAGCACAAGAAGTGGCCAAGCTAGATGTTCAAGGAATTAAAATTCACTTGCTTCATTTATTAAAAGGGACACCCATGGTCAAACAATACGAAAAAGGGATGCTGGAATTTCTTTCTTTTGAGGATTATGTAAAGTTAGTTTGCGACCAATTGGAGATTTTACCCCCAGAAATGATTGTGCATCGTATTACCGGGGATGGACCGATTGACTTAATGATTGGGCCGATGTGGAGTGTTAATAAGTGGGAAGTATTAAACGCGATTGATGCTGAACTAAAGCGACGCAATAGCTGGCAAGGCAAATTTTATGATTAGGCTCTAAACACTGGGGGATTTTCGAAAAATGAAACTCGATAAAGTATTACCCTTTGCTAGGAGGTTATTGAAGTTAGCTGTGGGGGATGGGGACATAGCTGTGGATGCCACGATTGGAAATGGTCACGATACTGCTTTTTTAGCAGAACTAGTCGGGCAAAAAGGTAAAGTGTACGGTTTTGATATTCAAGGAGCCGCAGTCAAATCAACAAAACTACGGTTACAAAATAGTGGACTTGCTGAAAATGCCGTACTTTTCCATACAGGTCATGAGCATATTTTAGCTTCGATACCGAATGACCATTTCGGGAAAATAAGTGGGGCAATTTTCAATCTTGGTTATTTACCTGGTGGAGATAAATCGATTGTTACAAAATCGACTACAACCATTTCCGCACTCAAACAGCTTCTAGAGATCATGGCTCCCGAAGGAATCATAGTGTTAGTGATTTATCATGGACATCAAGATGGGGATCACGAGCGTGATGATCTTCTTCAATATGTGGTGGAATTAGACCAAAAAAAGGCTCACGTTCTCCAATATCAATTTATTAACCAAATTAATTCTCCACCATTTATTATTGCCATTGAAAAAATAGCTGACTCCTTGGATTAGGGTCAGCTATTTCACTAACGCTCTGATGACCCCTGCTGGAACCAACTTTTCCACTCTTCGAAAAATAAGACCATTAACGTAAAAAAAGTAACTAACAGCTCCACCAGTTTTGATGATTTCCTTTGCTAACTTCCTAACACCCTTTTGTTTTGCCACTTTTTTGTCCGATAAATAAATACCAAGTAACCCTCGATTAATAAGCCGGTGAAATTTTTGATTTGGAAGCTTCTTCGTATGGCGATCAGCTTCTAACAGAAAATATTTTAAACGATTAAATAATGTTTGTTTATTTTCATAATAAAAGCAAAAATTTAAATCTCCACCAAGTCGATCTTCTTCTTGATCAATAAAATAATCAAGCAGGATGTGTAAACCCTGAATATATGGGAAATATCCATTTTTTATCTTTTCAGCATGATCATCTTCAAAATCATCTCTCATCGCGTATGATAATAAGCAAAATATACCTAATGTTGATCCTGAGCATGCCGAAAATTCATACCACTCCATCTCGGGAATGTTATCTTGATTAAGTAGATACCATTGTTTTAACCGAGGAACCCGCTCTTCTACCACTACATGCTTATGAATTTGAAGATCACAGTAATATTCACATAGTTCTGTAAGAAATGAACTGATCTTTGGGTAATGATGCATTTCTTGCAAGACAGCTCGACAAGCTCCGGAAAGTTCTGCTAAATAGCCCCCATCATCTTGATCCTCACGGTATCGGTAATAATTTTTCGGCGCAACACTTAAGCATAGTGCATCTTTCATTGCTTCATGTAAGGATGCAAAATCAACGGGGTCAAGCGAAGTGCTTCGATCGCACAGATTATCTAAATAATCACTGATTGTTTGATAAGCGACAATAAATTTTATCGCCTGGCGCCATTTATCTGTAGCTAATAAAGCCAGAATCGATCCGCCCTGACAATGAAATGTTTTATTAGCAATACTCGCTATTGCTTGTTTACGAAGTTCCGGATTTGGAATTGCCTCTGCTTTCTTTTTCCAATAATCTAATTCTTGTTGGACGGTCGGCAATACCTTCCAGTAGACACTGGACATTAAACTGATTGGCTGTGTCGGTATCGTCATTTCAACACCCCTTTTATCCCTTTTTAACGGGTAGTAAGACTCCATTGCTGGGCTTTACTTATACCAAATAACCTATCACCTTAAGCTGACTGTTAACAAAATCTTTACCATATTCAAACACGTCATCACGTTCAGGTTCATTAAAAATTTCATGGTAACATTTTGTCCATTCTTTAAACCTTTTTTCGGATAAAGGAACTTGGTTAAACCAATCCCTTACCACCTGCTTGTTAACAATTTTATCTTCTCCGCCTTGCATAACCAGCATCGGGATATCAGGCAATTTATCAATGTTCACAAATGCGAGCTTTATTGCTTGAACCATTTCGCGATACCATCTAATTGATACCTTTGTAACATACAATGTATCATTCAAGTCTACATCTCTAACATCTTGATTTCGGGTAGCCATTTCAACCGTTATGCCGGAATTCATTCTAAATTCAGGCATAACGTAGTTTAAGCCAAACGACAGGGCATTAAGGAATCTTGATGGATACTTTACCAATCCAAAGCAAGGCGATGATAAAATAACCCCAGCCAAATTAACTTCTTCCTCCTGCAATAAACGAACCGCGATTAATCCACCCATACTATGTCCAAGTAAAAATACAGGCAATTCAAACTGATATGCTGCCTGAATCCAATCCTTTACTTCAAATATATAATCATCAAATGAATCAATATGTCCTCTTTTTGCTCGAGTTGTCATTCCTTGACCTGGTAAGTCTCCCATGATGACATGAAATCCCGAAGAACGCCACATTTGTATAAGCCATCCGTAGCGACGATGATGCTCCATAGCCCCGTGAACCATCACAATTACCGCTTTCGCTTCCCCTTCTGCTTCCCATTTCCACATAAAAACTGCCTCCGTCTTAAATGTCAAATATCTCTTGATTGATAATTTTTTAAAAATTAAGATTAAATCTTTGACAAAATGGGTGGCATTTTGTCTAAAATTAAATTAGCACTGTCCATAAGCGCAAGGTACGGGGTACCATACCTGTAGCTAGACAAGGTATAAAGGAGAGAAATCCATGATTTATCCGTACAAAGGGAAAAACCCAAAGATTTCCGAATCTGCTTTTATTGCAGATTATGTAACCGTAACAGGAGACGTCGAAATTGGTGACGAATCAAGCGTTTGGTTTAATTCTGTTATTCGTGGAGATGTTGCCCCCACCATTATTGGTAAAAAGGTAAATATCCAAGATAATTCCATTCTTCATCAAAGTCCCAACAACCCACTAATCGTTGAGGATGAAGTAACGATTGGTCACCAAGTCATGCTCCATAGCTGCATCATTCGAAAAAAGGCACTGATTGGAATGGGATCAACTATCCTTGATAACGCCGAAATCGGTGAAGGTGCGTTTATTGGCGCTGGAAGTCTCGTCTCACAGGGAAAAAAGATTCCACCTAATACAATGGCTTATGGTCGTCCTGCTAAAG of the Bacillus sp. 1NLA3E genome contains:
- a CDS encoding YtzC family protein, which gives rise to MATRKSMDDFFQQCEDVIRFAQNEYNEANKQEHYNNDNYTEALNKIEETYNDLTGLAHSANGQQREQLHRMRLQLQQIQNSMILLDQ
- a CDS encoding TIGR01212 family radical SAM protein (This family includes YhcC from E. coli K-12, an uncharacterized radical SAM protein.) gives rise to the protein MNQANPFRYASDDKRYHTWNYHLRQTFGHKVFKIALDGGFDCPNRDGTVAHGGCTFCSAAGSGDYAGNRAEDLNTQFQEIKAKMHEKWKDGKYMAYFQAFTNTHAPVEVLKEKFEMVLQQEGVVGLSIATRPDCLPDDVVEYLADLNKRTYLWVELGLQTIHERTALLINRAHDFPSYVEGVNKLRKHGIRVCTHIINGLPLETPEMMMQTAQEVAKLDVQGIKIHLLHLLKGTPMVKQYEKGMLEFLSFEDYVKLVCDQLEILPPEMIVHRITGDGPIDLMIGPMWSVNKWEVLNAIDAELKRRNSWQGKFYD
- a CDS encoding class I SAM-dependent methyltransferase; the encoded protein is MKLDKVLPFARRLLKLAVGDGDIAVDATIGNGHDTAFLAELVGQKGKVYGFDIQGAAVKSTKLRLQNSGLAENAVLFHTGHEHILASIPNDHFGKISGAIFNLGYLPGGDKSIVTKSTTTISALKQLLEIMAPEGIIVLVIYHGHQDGDHERDDLLQYVVELDQKKAHVLQYQFINQINSPPFIIAIEKIADSLD
- a CDS encoding tetraprenyl-beta-curcumene synthase family protein, with product MTIPTQPISLMSSVYWKVLPTVQQELDYWKKKAEAIPNPELRKQAIASIANKTFHCQGGSILALLATDKWRQAIKFIVAYQTISDYLDNLCDRSTSLDPVDFASLHEAMKDALCLSVAPKNYYRYREDQDDGGYLAELSGACRAVLQEMHHYPKISSFLTELCEYYCDLQIHKHVVVEERVPRLKQWYLLNQDNIPEMEWYEFSACSGSTLGIFCLLSYAMRDDFEDDHAEKIKNGYFPYIQGLHILLDYFIDQEEDRLGGDLNFCFYYENKQTLFNRLKYFLLEADRHTKKLPNQKFHRLINRGLLGIYLSDKKVAKQKGVRKLAKEIIKTGGAVSYFFYVNGLIFRRVEKLVPAGVIRALVK
- a CDS encoding alpha/beta hydrolase, which encodes MWKWEAEGEAKAVIVMVHGAMEHHRRYGWLIQMWRSSGFHVIMGDLPGQGMTTRAKRGHIDSFDDYIFEVKDWIQAAYQFELPVFLLGHSMGGLIAVRLLQEEEVNLAGVILSSPCFGLVKYPSRFLNALSFGLNYVMPEFRMNSGITVEMATRNQDVRDVDLNDTLYVTKVSIRWYREMVQAIKLAFVNIDKLPDIPMLVMQGGEDKIVNKQVVRDWFNQVPLSEKRFKEWTKCYHEIFNEPERDDVFEYGKDFVNSQLKVIGYLV
- a CDS encoding gamma carbonic anhydrase; this translates as MIYPYKGKNPKISESAFIADYVTVTGDVEIGDESSVWFNSVIRGDVAPTIIGKKVNIQDNSILHQSPNNPLIVEDEVTIGHQVMLHSCIIRKKALIGMGSTILDNAEIGEGAFIGAGSLVSQGKKIPPNTMAYGRPAKVIRELNANDIADMERISREYVEKGQYYKALQSKNESK